The following DNA comes from Chitinophaga nivalis.
AGAATTGTTTTCCTTTTTTCCGGAGATGATTTCCGGGGATCTGACAGGTATATTTCATGATGCCGCCCGGTTACCTGTAGCTGCTCCCGTTTTATCAGCTCATCCAGCTTTTTTAATGATACAGGTTCTTCACTGTAAGGGCCCACATGCAGAATCTGTGCACACCTCCCCTCTTCCATGTACCTAAAATCCACTTCCCGGAACAAGGTCGATTTTTTCTTCCGCTCCGCCGTCATGACTGCCGTTATAAACTGTTGCCGGGTTACCTCTTCCGGCAGCCGGATGGCCAGTTCATAATGCCATTGATCCCGCGGTACCAGCATGGGGTCTTCCGTTGTAACATTCACCCACCAGAAGCCTTCCAGTTTTGCTACGGTAAAATCACGCCCCAGCTCTTTACTGCTGTTTTTGATGGTGTAGGCAACGGTGTAAAGCGCGGAAGTAGTTTCCGCAAAAGCGGCTCCATTAGGATCGCCCTTGCCGGTGATGGTCAGAAACAATCCTTTTTCAATGGTCACCAATTGTGGCGCCAGCGTAGCGGTGTAGTAGTTTTTATACACCTTCGTTAAATCCAGTTTAGTCATATCCGTTAGTGTTTGTAAATGATCGCAGAGGAAGGTGAGTAACAACACCCACCCTCCATATATATAAGTTCTCATAACATCAGGCTTTTGAGACGCCTATTTGTACGTTGGTAATATTCTGCTCCGGATGCTCGAAACTAAAGCGCAGGTATTGTTCCCGGTTGCTTCCTGTCATGGGTATTCCCAGCATTTGTATACCTGTAATGAGTTTGCCGTAAGTGTCTCCCAGCTTATCCCAGCCACCGGGATGCTGCATGCCTACACAGTCAAATACAGGCAGCGTTTCGCAGTGATAAGGCGCCGGAACAGACAGCACTTCGGTTACGGGCAGGCCTATATCGAGCGTAAACACCGTATCCGGATTCCCATCAAAACCGTGGTAGTGCCATTCCGGTGCGCCGCATATTTCAAGACCGGCGGCTATCGCTACCGGGTACAGTGCTTTGATCGCACTACGCACCAGGGGTAATAAACCTGGCAGGTTGGTTTCATAGCGGCGGTAGAAAAAGTGAAGCGGAGATGCTGTTTCAATAACCGGTATGTCTGCGTTTCCCTGAAAGAACCCCAGCCAGAACTGCAGCTGTGGATTTTCCAGCAACCCGAAAAAGGTAAAGATCTCTGTTGCAAATGCTACCATGGCAGTGCCGGCAGCTGTAATGATGTTGTCGCCGGTGGCTGCCGGTGTCTGAACATACAGCGCTGAACCCTGGTAGGTTGGCGCCATCATTTTCAGTATATCCGGATGATTGCTGGTATGAGGGATGGTATCGAGATAGCCATGCTGCGCAAGGAAAACGGTGGCGCCGCAAATAGCCGCCACAGATTTACCGGATGCCACCAGTTGTTGTATCAGGGGAAGTATGGCCGGATGGCCGCCTGCTTCCATGGGAGCGCCACCGGGTAATATAAGGAGGTCTATATCGGCTGTCATGGCTTCTTGCAGGCTTTGCTGCGGTATTATCTGCAGGTTTCCACCGGAGGTAACCGGTTGTCCGTCGATAGAAAAGGTGATGATATTCACGTCCGTAAAGGTGTGAAGGCCATAGGTCACAAGCGCAGGTTCCCAGTCGGAATATTGATCGAATACAAATACATAACAGTTACGGAGCTTTTTCATATTGTCTGTTTTTATTGACAATACAAAGCAACGCAGGGGAAGTGACAGCCTTATGTCAGCAGCCGCTGAGAAAAATTAAAAATAATGATCCTGTAACTCAGTGATCAGACCTTGCATGACCGTTTTCAGCTCCGGAGGCTGTACAATAGCGGCGTGATGACCAAATACAATCAGCCATCTGGCAAAGTATTCCAGCGAAGGCTGTAAAAAGGTGAGAATGGTTTTATCTCCTTCGGTAGTTTCTTCCATTAGTCCGTAATAGTACTTCTGCTCCCGGATATACCGTAAGATATCATTGTCGAGTGCAATTTTTATCAGGAACATTTCACCCTGGTTACGGCTTTTCTCCCGATGCAGGTAGTCCTGCAGGGAAATGCGGTCATCTCTTTTGTAGATAGTGGAAGTTACCTGCAGTTTACGGATGCGATCTACCCGGAAGTCGCGGTATCCCTGCCGCAGCCGGCACCAGGCAATCAGGTGCCAGCTGGTGCGCATATGGAAAATACCGATTGGCTCCACTTCCCGGCGGGTGGCGACTTCGTCCTGAAACGAAAAATATTCCATGTTGATCACCTGGTTCATGCCCAGGGCCTGCTGGATATCCGTTAAAAAACGATTGGGAAAGCTTTCATCTTCCGGATATTTTGGGCGGGATCTTAATACCGCAATATTTTCGTCCAGGGATTCCAGGTAGTCTTTTTCTGAACCGCGCAATACAGACCGGATTTTTTGCATGGCAAAGCCAAACTGTTTCTGGTTGCTGTGATCACTGTATTGTTCCATTAGTTTTTCGCCTGTCAGCAGTGCAGCAGCCTCTTCTTTGGAAAACATTACCGGTGGGAGGTGGTATCCATCTACAATGTAATAGCCCGTACCGGCTTCCGCACCAATGGGTACTCCTGCTTCCTGCAGTGCTTTTACATCCCGGTATACAGTTCTCAGACTGATCTCAAATCTGTCTGCAATTTCTGCAGCTTTTACAATTTTTTTGCCTTGTAATTGAATGAGAATAGCGGTAAGTCTGTCTATGCGGTTCATGGGAAACGTGGTTCAGGATGCTAATTTCGGTAGCAGAAAATTATTTTCAGGATTTTTTTTATCCCGGTTAAACTTTGTTCTTCTTAAACTGTCTTTAATACATAATAATTCTCCGGATAAAAGTAAGTTTATTGAGAATGAAGACAATGTGATTTTCCGGAGATCGATAACTCAATGCTACAGTACAGAATATAGGTTAAATGGTAAGCCCCTGCAATTTCTTGCGGGGGCCTCTTTTTATAGCCTATGACCTGCCGGTCTAATAACTCATTTCATTCAGCTTCACCTTACCCCGGAAAGTCCAGAATAAAAATATCGTATAGCCGATCACCATAGGAGTGCCTATGGCAGCTATCAGCAACATAATTCTCAGTGACTTGACCGAAGATGCTGCGGCATAAATGCTGATACTATAAGCCGGATTAGTTGTAGATATGACAATATTGGGATACAGGCCCACTGCAAACAGGATCAGCAGACAGGAAGTAATAATACAGGAGAAGAGAAATGCCGTAAAATATTTGCGGGCATCTATATTCCGTTTAATATTCAGCAAGGTGAGTACTGCCACCAATGGTAATATAAATAACTCCGGATGGTTTTTGAACTGATGCGTCATATGGGGCACATAAATAAGTGTAGCCATAGACGTTAGAATAAAACAAAGAATGAAGAACTTACTGCAGTTATTAACCAGTACCGTGAGCCGGGCGTATAGCCTGTCTTCTGTTTTCATCACCAGGTAAATGGCGCCGTGTAACATAAACAGTGATAAGGTAGTAACGGCAATGAGTATCGCATACGGATTAAAGAAAGTAAGGAGATTGCCTGTGAACTCATGCGCCGCGTTGATCGGCAGGCCATGAATCAGATTGCCCAATACCAGCCCCAGTAACAAGGTGATGGCAATACTGGATACACTGTAGCTGATATCCCACATTTGTCGCCACCAGCGCCAGGATTCTTTACTGCGGAATTCAATAGAGATAGCCCGGAAGATAAGGGCTACCAGGAATAACATGAACGGGATATAAAAAGTAGACAGCACTACCCCATATACCAGGGGAAATCCGGCAAATAAAGCACCTCCGGCGATCACCAGCCATACTTCATTGCCATCCCATACGGGTCCGATGGCATTCAGGGCGAGCCGGCGGCTTTCTTCTTTTTTAAAGAAAAGATGTAATGCGCCTGCCCCCAGGTCGAAACCATCCAGTACACCATAACCGGTGATTAATCCGCCAATCACCAAAAACCACCAGGTAGGCAGGTCCAGTCCGAGTATTGTTTCCATGCAGCTATAATTTAAGAAGGACGGTGTTCAATATTGTTGTTGTAATAGCCATCGTATTCATCTTCCGCAAGCTCCGAAATGTCGGGCCCGTGCTGTATCTTCCTGTTTAGCAGATACAGGAACAATGCCAGCAGCAATATATATACCAGCGTAAACAGAATCAGTGAAAACATCACCTGATCGGCGGTTACTTTTTTGGAGAGTGCATCGGAAGTGCGGAGCAGTTTGTACACCACCCACGGCTGCCGGCCTACTTCCGCTGCGTACCAGCCCACCTGGTTAGCGATTTGCGGTAACAATACCGCCCAGGCAAATATGATCATCAGCCATCGCTGGTTAAACAGTTTTTTGCGCCATAGCAGGAATACCGCGAGCAGGGTGAGCCCAATCAGCAACATCCCGATAGAAATCATGATATGATAGGTCTGGAAGACAAAATTCACAGCGCCGGGTCTGTCTTTTTCCGGTGTGGCATTCAGTCCTTCCACAGGCGCATTGAAACTGCCATGGGTGAGGAAAGAAAGACCTCCAGGAATTTTGATACCGGTGGTTTGTTGTTTTTTGTTATCCACCCAGCCAATGAGGTACATGTCTGCTACCGCCAGGCTATCATAATGCCCTTCCATCGCAGCCAGCTTAGCCGGTTGGTATTTACTCACGTAATGGGCCGAACGGTGTCCGGTGAAGAGCTGCAGTAACGCGGCTATTACGGCCACGCTCAGCCCCACTTTAAACATCGCCTGCGCGTGTTTGACGAAACGTTGCTTTAAGATATACCAGGCCGCTACACTCATCACCAGAAAAGACCCGGCGAGGAAAGAGCCTATAATCACATGGGAAAAACGATCTACAGAAGAAGGATTAAATACCATGGCCCAGAAGTCGGTGACCACAGCGCGGGCCTGCATGTCGTGGCCTTCTATACGGAAGCCGGTAGGCGTTTGCTGCCAGGAATTGGCAATCACAATCCAAAGGGCGGAAAAGATGGAGCCCAGCGCCACCATACAGGTAGAAAAGAAGTGTACCCCCTTATTCACCCGGTTCCAGCCAAACAGGAGTACACCCAGAAAGGCCGATTCCATGGCAAAGGCAAAGATGCCTTCTGCTGCCAGGGCACTCCCGAATATATCTCCTACATAATGGGAATAAGTGGCCCAGTTGGTACCAAATTCAAATTCCATCACAATACCGGTAGCCACACCGATGCCAAATATCAGGGCAAATATTTTGATCCAGTATCGGGTGATATCTTTATAAAGCGATAGCCCGGTTTTCAGGTACAATCCTTCCATTATTACCAAACACAATCCCAGCCCGATACTCAGCGGGGGATAGATGTAATGGAAGGCGATAGTAAATGCAAACTGTATCCTCGATAGTATTTCCACAGACGGCATAATCATGAATTATAGTTACAAAGGTAGTCGCTGATGAAATCTGTCAACCTGATGTTTATCATATATTCATTAAATGATAATATAACTAAAATTACCGGTACCGCAATGGGTAAAATAAAATCAGCCCGTAGGGTTTTGCAGGTTGATGCTACAAAACACTACGGGCTGATACGATGTGATGCCATCACTAATTTATGGCAGCTTCAAACTCTTTCTTCCGCTCATGATATTCTTCCATGGTGAAATTATACACGACAGAGTCACGCTTGTTTTTGTTGGACACAAAATGACAGGCGTGGATATAAGGTTCTGCAATGTTTAATTTGTCCAGCGGTGTTACAACCAGTAACTGGAGGTTGAGCTGACCGCAGTATTCCATGAGGTAGTGGCTCTTTTCCGGATCCAGTTTGCTGAATGCTTCATCCACGGTAATAAAGCGCAGGCTGCGGTGTTGCCGGTTGGCTTCATTGATCCCAAACTGATAGGCAATAGCCGCACCCAGGATGGTGTAGGTAAACTGGGCTTTTTCACCACCGGAAAGACTGGCGGTATCTTCATAATATTTAAATGCCTTGTTATCGGCGATGTAATATTCCTTCGCGCCAAAGTCCAGCCAGTTGCGCACATCCGTTACCTTCCGGCGCCAGGCTTCATTTTGTTGCAGTTCATTGATCAGGGTTTTGATGTTTTCAAACAACTGATCACTGTAGGCTTCGTCTTTTTCCTGATAATATTTATAGGAATCCGGTACCGCGTTACTCAGCTTCTCTTTGAAATTCCTGATTTCCACATCCCGTACATGGCGGCATTCCAGCTGCAGGTAGGTATCCGGATTTTTATTGAAGGTGATATTGCGTAATGGTTCATTCAGGTCTTCCATGACTTCACGTATCAGGTCTTCCTGTCCGTATATCCATGCCCGGTAGTTGGTGATGGCATTCAGCATACTGTTGTCCATATACTGCCGGAAACGTTCTTTGTGTTCGATGAGGCGCTGGTATTTGATGCGTTCATACAGCGAGGTGAATTCATCGAGGTACCGTACATGCGGCTGCAGATCCGTAACGTCGCCCAGCCAGTCGGGATAGGTGTCGTGTATGGATTTAGGTGGCATTACGAAGGCAGACAGTTGCCGGGTAATTTCGGCTTCTTTTTCTGCGGCGGTACGCATGGCTTCCTGTAGCGCTGTTTTCAGGCTTTCGTCGGCCTTCTTACGGTGTGCTGCCAGTTGTAAGGCGGTGGTAGCTGTTTCTGTAATGGCGAGGTCCGACAGGTATTCCAGGGCGCGGTGTACGGCACTGTCGTCCAGGAGGTTGGCTTTGAGCTGTTTGAAATACCGTTGTTTCTCCGTGTATTTATCATTCAGCCGACCCCTGTCTTCCAGGATTTTTTCTTTTTCTTTTTCCTTACCGGTGATGGCGGTGGCGGTTTCATCCAGCTGTTCGCAGATCACCTGGTATTTATCGCTGGTTTGCAGCAGTTGATTTTTTTCGCGGGAAAAAGTTTCAATCACGGCGGCGTGTGTCTGCCAGTTGATTTCGCTGAAATTGCGGAGTGTCAGCAAGGCGCCGGTCAATGCCTGGTTGGCGCTGATACCTTTACGCGCTGTTTCCAGCTGGTTGATACTGTGTTGTAAGGTGTCGATGCTGGCGTTGCATTCGTCCTGCTCTTCCCGGAGGCCGCGCAGCTTGTTTTTGTTATTCCAACCCAGCACATAATTGTTCTTTTGTGAACGGTTGGGACGGTCATCTTTTTCGTGGCGTGTAGCCTGCCGCGTTAGTCCGTTGGAAGTAACGGCCTTACGGGCACGGTTAAACGCAGTCATATCATCAGTACAGATATAGTCAAACTGATCCAGTAACTGCTTTTGCAGCCATTCCTTAAATGCTGTACCTGGTTTGATATCTATCTTTTGCAGCAGGCTTTCTTTATCATTCGGCATGCGCAGCATGGTATAACTTTCCTCTTCTATCTTATGATATACTAACCTGGTCTGTAGGTTATTATCATTGATATAGCGGTTGATATCGATGATGTAATCTTCCGGTACCAGCAGCCGCAGGGCGAAGTTGTGCAATACCTTTTCGATGGCATTCTCCCAGTGGCTTTCTTTATCTTTTACCCGGATCAGTTCTCCGGCAAACGGGAGATCATCTTCTGAAACATCCAGCATGTCGGCCAGTTGTTGCCGGATGCGGATCAGTTCATACGGGATATTGTTTTTACGGTTCAGGAAGGAATCTATTTCTTCTTCCAGCCGGGTGGTCTGGCTTCTTTCAGCAGCCAGACTGCTTTTGTGGTGGAAGATTTCTTCCTGTAGTGTTTCCAGTTGTTTGTCGATACCGGCCAGCTGTTTTTCTGCCAGTGCAATATTTTCGTGAAAGGCCTGTTCATCCGGACTGGCTGTCAGCTGCAGCTTTTCTGCCAGTTTATTGTATTCCTCCATTTTATTACGTTTCGCTTCCAGCGATTTCTGTTCGTAATGAATGGTTTTTTCGATGGAACGCAGCTGTTCATCTACACTGTTGTTGGCCTTTTGGGCAATCAGTTCTTCCTTGCGGAGTTGCAGCGATTGCAGGTTGTCGTTGACGCTAGTCAGGGAACTGGCGGTCATTTCCAGTTCCTGTTGCAGTACCTGGATTTCTGCTTCCAGAATATCTTTCTCCTGGCGGTTGAAGTAAGCCGGTAAAATATCCTGCAAGGACTGCAGTTCCCGGTTTTTATCCTGTATCTGTTGCCAGGAGGTTCTGTTATCGATAATTGGTTCCAGCATTTTCAGCTGGGTTTCATCTTTCTGAATGGCCCGGTGGCTGGAGAGTAAGCTGTCGTAGTTTTCGCGGAGTTTCAGGAATTCATTTTCGCTCTCTGTTTCTTCCAGCATTTGCCCGCGGATAAACGTATTCAGGTCTCCCAGTACTTTAATACCCACGGTTTGGTTGAACAGCGACAGGG
Coding sequences within:
- a CDS encoding GyrI-like domain-containing protein; the encoded protein is MRTYIYGGWVLLLTFLCDHLQTLTDMTKLDLTKVYKNYYTATLAPQLVTIEKGLFLTITGKGDPNGAAFAETTSALYTVAYTIKNSSKELGRDFTVAKLEGFWWVNVTTEDPMLVPRDQWHYELAIRLPEEVTRQQFITAVMTAERKKKSTLFREVDFRYMEEGRCAQILHVGPYSEEPVSLKKLDELIKREQLQVTGRHHEIYLSDPRKSSPEKRKTILRIAVSS
- a CDS encoding DJ-1/PfpI family protein: MKKLRNCYVFVFDQYSDWEPALVTYGLHTFTDVNIITFSIDGQPVTSGGNLQIIPQQSLQEAMTADIDLLILPGGAPMEAGGHPAILPLIQQLVASGKSVAAICGATVFLAQHGYLDTIPHTSNHPDILKMMAPTYQGSALYVQTPAATGDNIITAAGTAMVAFATEIFTFFGLLENPQLQFWLGFFQGNADIPVIETASPLHFFYRRYETNLPGLLPLVRSAIKALYPVAIAAGLEICGAPEWHYHGFDGNPDTVFTLDIGLPVTEVLSVPAPYHCETLPVFDCVGMQHPGGWDKLGDTYGKLITGIQMLGIPMTGSNREQYLRFSFEHPEQNITNVQIGVSKA
- a CDS encoding helix-turn-helix transcriptional regulator produces the protein MNRIDRLTAILIQLQGKKIVKAAEIADRFEISLRTVYRDVKALQEAGVPIGAEAGTGYYIVDGYHLPPVMFSKEEAAALLTGEKLMEQYSDHSNQKQFGFAMQKIRSVLRGSEKDYLESLDENIAVLRSRPKYPEDESFPNRFLTDIQQALGMNQVINMEYFSFQDEVATRREVEPIGIFHMRTSWHLIAWCRLRQGYRDFRVDRIRKLQVTSTIYKRDDRISLQDYLHREKSRNQGEMFLIKIALDNDILRYIREQKYYYGLMEETTEGDKTILTFLQPSLEYFARWLIVFGHHAAIVQPPELKTVMQGLITELQDHYF
- the cydB gene encoding cytochrome d ubiquinol oxidase subunit II; the protein is METILGLDLPTWWFLVIGGLITGYGVLDGFDLGAGALHLFFKKEESRRLALNAIGPVWDGNEVWLVIAGGALFAGFPLVYGVVLSTFYIPFMLFLVALIFRAISIEFRSKESWRWWRQMWDISYSVSSIAITLLLGLVLGNLIHGLPINAAHEFTGNLLTFFNPYAILIAVTTLSLFMLHGAIYLVMKTEDRLYARLTVLVNNCSKFFILCFILTSMATLIYVPHMTHQFKNHPELFILPLVAVLTLLNIKRNIDARKYFTAFLFSCIITSCLLILFAVGLYPNIVISTTNPAYSISIYAAASSVKSLRIMLLIAAIGTPMVIGYTIFLFWTFRGKVKLNEMSY
- a CDS encoding cytochrome ubiquinol oxidase subunit I — its product is MIMPSVEILSRIQFAFTIAFHYIYPPLSIGLGLCLVIMEGLYLKTGLSLYKDITRYWIKIFALIFGIGVATGIVMEFEFGTNWATYSHYVGDIFGSALAAEGIFAFAMESAFLGVLLFGWNRVNKGVHFFSTCMVALGSIFSALWIVIANSWQQTPTGFRIEGHDMQARAVVTDFWAMVFNPSSVDRFSHVIIGSFLAGSFLVMSVAAWYILKQRFVKHAQAMFKVGLSVAVIAALLQLFTGHRSAHYVSKYQPAKLAAMEGHYDSLAVADMYLIGWVDNKKQQTTGIKIPGGLSFLTHGSFNAPVEGLNATPEKDRPGAVNFVFQTYHIMISIGMLLIGLTLLAVFLLWRKKLFNQRWLMIIFAWAVLLPQIANQVGWYAAEVGRQPWVVYKLLRTSDALSKKVTADQVMFSLILFTLVYILLLALFLYLLNRKIQHGPDISELAEDEYDGYYNNNIEHRPS
- a CDS encoding ATP-binding protein — encoded protein: MSTLFNSDSQESGFRLQYFEIYNWGTFHNKIYRVNTNGNTSLLTGANGSGKTTLIDALLTLLVPSGKRFYNQSSGTEQRRDRGEESYFWGYYGKTFSEESQQSKTDQLRHKENNPYSVLLAYFYNAATMHQITLAQVRWYAGEMKRQYIVSPHKLNINEHFGNGKFDVKGDWKKKLRASFPKTEITDSFKEYAALFSNIFGLRSEKALSLFNQTVGIKVLGDLNTFIRGQMLEETESENEFLKLRENYDSLLSSHRAIQKDETQLKMLEPIIDNRTSWQQIQDKNRELQSLQDILPAYFNRQEKDILEAEIQVLQQELEMTASSLTSVNDNLQSLQLRKEELIAQKANNSVDEQLRSIEKTIHYEQKSLEAKRNKMEEYNKLAEKLQLTASPDEQAFHENIALAEKQLAGIDKQLETLQEEIFHHKSSLAAERSQTTRLEEEIDSFLNRKNNIPYELIRIRQQLADMLDVSEDDLPFAGELIRVKDKESHWENAIEKVLHNFALRLLVPEDYIIDINRYINDNNLQTRLVYHKIEEESYTMLRMPNDKESLLQKIDIKPGTAFKEWLQKQLLDQFDYICTDDMTAFNRARKAVTSNGLTRQATRHEKDDRPNRSQKNNYVLGWNNKNKLRGLREEQDECNASIDTLQHSINQLETARKGISANQALTGALLTLRNFSEINWQTHAAVIETFSREKNQLLQTSDKYQVICEQLDETATAITGKEKEKEKILEDRGRLNDKYTEKQRYFKQLKANLLDDSAVHRALEYLSDLAITETATTALQLAAHRKKADESLKTALQEAMRTAAEKEAEITRQLSAFVMPPKSIHDTYPDWLGDVTDLQPHVRYLDEFTSLYERIKYQRLIEHKERFRQYMDNSMLNAITNYRAWIYGQEDLIREVMEDLNEPLRNITFNKNPDTYLQLECRHVRDVEIRNFKEKLSNAVPDSYKYYQEKDEAYSDQLFENIKTLINELQQNEAWRRKVTDVRNWLDFGAKEYYIADNKAFKYYEDTASLSGGEKAQFTYTILGAAIAYQFGINEANRQHRSLRFITVDEAFSKLDPEKSHYLMEYCGQLNLQLLVVTPLDKLNIAEPYIHACHFVSNKNKRDSVVYNFTMEEYHERKKEFEAAIN